TCTTCAATACCCTTCCTGGCGAGCAGCACCGCGCGGGAATACTCCTCCGATATACTCGCCGACCTGAGGGCGCCGGAAAAGAGCGTCATGATGGTCCCGAGCGCGACCCCCAGCACAAGGACGGCGACCAGCACCTCCAGGAGGCTAAAACCCCTCTCATCCCCGGTCGTCGCCGAAGCTGACCGTCGCCACCCCCGTAAATATATCCACCGTGACCGTAGAGACTTCATCCGTCTTCTCGTTCCTTATCGTAACCGCCCCGTCGCTGGAGCTTCCGTCGGGGTAGAAGACTACATGGCCTTCCCCCGACTCGATTCTCTCATCGCCGGACTCCATGGCCGAGATACGGAGGTCGGCGTGGAGCGCGACCTCCCTCCTGCGTCCATCGGGAAGGCCGTCGTCTTCTCCGGCGACGAGAGCCGCCACCCGGTAGGTGTCGGCGTCCAGGTCGAAACTTACCTTCTGCGGTATCTGCCGGAATACCGCCGTACTCCTGGCGTGCTTCATGGTCGAGACCACATCCCGCACGGCCGCCTTTAGGCGGAGCCCCTCCATGGAGGAGGTAAAGACGGGGATCGTCAAGGCCACCATCAGGCCTGCGATGATCAGGACCACTATGAGCTCCACCAGTACGAAGCCCGCGCCACGGCTCTCGCTGCTATTCAAGGCCCTTCCAGCTGACGACATCCTGGTTTTCCTCCGTACCGCCGGGGGTCCCGTCCGCGCCGTAACAGATAATGTCGTAATCCCCCTGCTCGCCGGGATATACGTATACATACGCCCGCTTCCACGGGTCCAGCGGCACCTCTTTCTTGATATAGGGGCCGTTCCACCCGGGCACGTCCCCGGGGTCGGCCCTGAGCATCTCAAGCCCCTCATCGCCCGTGGGGTAGCGCCCTATGTCCAGGCGCATCGTATCGAGGGCCGTGCCGAGCATCTCTATCTGTACGTTGGCCGCCTTGAGCTTGGCGGGGTCCACATGCTTTATGAACTTCGGCAGCACAAGCGCGCCCAGGAGCGCGAGTATTATCATTACCACCAGCAGTTCCACGAGGGAGAAGCCCGCGCTGTTCAATTGTTTTAGGTGTTTTAGTCGTTTTAAGCGAGCTCGTCTCATAAGCGCTCCTCAGAACGGTATGTCGTTTACGCTGAAGATAGCGAGCA
The sequence above is drawn from the Thermodesulfobacteriota bacterium genome and encodes:
- a CDS encoding GspH/FimT family pseudopilin — protein: MSSAGRALNSSESRGAGFVLVELIVVLIIAGLMVALTIPVFTSSMEGLRLKAAVRDVVSTMKHARSTAVFRQIPQKVSFDLDADTYRVAALVAGEDDGLPDGRRREVALHADLRISAMESGDERIESGEGHVVFYPDGSSSDGAVTIRNEKTDEVSTVTVDIFTGVATVSFGDDRG
- the gspG gene encoding type II secretion system major pseudopilin GspG, whose protein sequence is MRRARLKRLKHLKQLNSAGFSLVELLVVMIILALLGALVLPKFIKHVDPAKLKAANVQIEMLGTALDTMRLDIGRYPTGDEGLEMLRADPGDVPGWNGPYIKKEVPLDPWKRAYVYVYPGEQGDYDIICYGADGTPGGTEENQDVVSWKGLE